One Cucumis sativus cultivar 9930 chromosome 1, Cucumber_9930_V3, whole genome shotgun sequence DNA segment encodes these proteins:
- the LOC101206239 gene encoding sodium transporter HKT1, with translation MKNIPLYFLRSPPSLRLPLPPANPFLSHLSYFITISLFGFGALKLTQTRTSSSPNDLNLFFTSVSAVSVSSMSVVEMEVFSNFQLLIITTLMFLGGEVFVSAVAFQLSRRFKYLNEENHVDSVRSIEMEENGTSSSTMVTIDELSISRSCSKVLGHTIIGYLLATNVLGSFLIFIYIIVVPHAKQVLESKGINFFTFSIFSTVSTFTNCGFIPTNENMIAFNNNSGLLLILIPQVLLGGCLYPVGLRLVIMAVAKVSGKKEWRYILKNESKMGYSHLLPGLHCGFLAVTVAGFIVFQLIIFCSLEWNNSDGIWDGLNPYQKFVASLFQVTNSRHTGESIVDISVISQAILVVFVVMMYLPPYTTFLPIRNNKERASIMTDGKNRRQYLVELFTFSQLSYLAIFIILICITEKQKLRDDPLNFTLLNITIEVISAYGNVGFSSGYSCKRQIKVDSSCKDAWYGFAGRWSSKGKFILILVMIFGRMKSFTMHTGKAWKLS, from the exons ATGAAGAACATACCTCTCTACTTCCTCCGATCTCCGCCGTCTCTTCGCTTGCCGTTGCCACCCGCCAACCCCTTCTTGTCTCATCTCTCCTATTTCATAACCATCTCACTCTTTGGCTTTGGAGCTCTAAAGCTCACCCAAACTAGAACCTCCTCCTCCCCAAATGACCTCAACCTTTTCTTCACCTCTGTCTCTGCTGTTTCAGTATCGAGCATGTCTGTCGTTGAAATGGAAGTCTTTTCCAACTTCCAACTTCTCATCATCACCACCCTCATGTTCCTCGGCGGTGAAGTTTTCGTCTCCGCCGTCGCGTTCCAACTCTCTCGTCggttcaaatatttgaacGAAGAAAACCATGTCGATTCGGTTCGGTCCATTGAGATGGAAGAAAATGGGACGTCGTCATCCACGATGGTCACCATTGATGAGTTGAGTATCTCAAGATCATGTTCGAAGGTTTTGGGTCATACGATAATTGGGTATCTTTTGGCGACGAATGTTCTTGgttcttttctcatttttatatacattattGTGGTACCTCATGCAAAGCAAGTGCTTGAAAGCAAAGGCAtcaatttctttactttttcaatttttagtacGGTTTCTACTTTTACCAACTGTGGGTTCATACCTACTAACGAAAATATGATCGCTTTCAACAACAACTCCGGCCTTTTGCTCATCCTCATACCACAG gtattgTTGGGAGGTTGTTTATATCCAGTGGGTCTCCGGTTGGTGATAATGGCAGTGGCGAAGGTGTCGGGGAAGAAGGAGTGGAGATACATATTAAAGAACGAGTCAAAGATGGGGTATTCCCATCTCTTGCCAGGGCTCCATTGCGGGTTTCTGGCTGTGACAGTGGCAGGATTCATAGTGTTtcaattgattatattttgcTCATTGGAATGGAACAACTCCGACGGAATTTGGGATGGCTTGAATCCCTACCAGAAGTTTGTGGCCTCACTTTTTCAGGTCACTAACTCAAGACATACCGGAGAATCCATCGTCGATATCTCAGTCATCTCGCAGGCAATCttggttgtttttgttgtcatGAT GTATCTCCCACCATACACAACTTTTTTACCCATAAGGAACAACAAAGAGAGAGCTTCAATAATGACTGATGGGAAGAACAGAAGACAATACTTAGTGGAATTATTCACATTCTCACAGCTCTCTTATTTGGCCATTTTTATCATTCTCATATGCATCACTGAGAAGCAAAAATTAAGAGATGATCCTCTTAACTTTACTCTCCTCAACATCACCATTGAAGTCATCAG TGCATATGGAAATGTTGGATTCTCAAGTGGGTATAGCTGCAAAAGacaaattaaagttgataGCTCTTGCAAAGATGCATGGTATGGATTTGCTGGAAGGTGGAGTTCAAAGGGAAAATTCATTCTTATTCTTGTCATGATTTTTGGAAGAATGAAAAGTTTTACTATGCATACTGGTAAAGCTTGGAAATTATCATAA
- the LOC101205994 gene encoding galacturonokinase, producing MGKPSWPSEEELNGIKTIVSEMSKRSKEDVRVVVSPYRICPLGAHIDHQGGNVSAMAINKGVLLGFVPSGDVQVVLRSAQFKGDVNFRVDEKLYPNHCSNKKEGTNENGHAKLQEDNNWGRYARGAVYALQEKEHCLSQGIIGYIYGSDGLDSSGLSSSAAVGLAYLLALENANNLTISPTENIEYDRLIENGYLGLRNGILDQSAILLSSYGCLLHMNCKTKDFKLIRPLDMESSLKSEKQKEYQILLAFSGLKQALTNNPGYNHRVAECQEAAKILLNASGNSHMEPLLCNVDQEAYKAHKSQLEPNLAKRAEHYFSENTRVLQGLEAWASGRLEDFGKLIADSGRSSIVNYECGAEPLVQLYEILLRAPGVCGARFSGAGFRGCCLALVDVEYATEAAEFVRTEYMKVQPELAAQINPKTAVMICEPGHCAHII from the exons ATGGGGAAGCCGTCTTGGCCATCGGAGGAAGAG TTAAATGGAATCAAGACGATTGTTTCGGAAATGTCCAAGAGAAGCAAGGAGGACGTTCGCGTAGTTGTCTCTCCCTATCGCATTTGTCCACTGGGAGCTCACATTGATCATCAG GGTGGGAATGTTTCAGCGATGGCCATAAATAAGGGAGTGCTTTTAGGATTTGTTCCTTCCGGCGATGTTCAG GTTGTACTCCGTTCAGCTCAGTTCAAAGGAGATGTTAATTTCAG AGTTGATGAAAAGCTCTATCCAAACCACTGTAGTAACAAGAAGGAAGGGACTAACGAAAATGGTCATGCTAAATTGCAAGAGGACAATAACTGGGGACGGTATGCTAGAGGAGCAGTATATGCAttacaagaaaaagaacattGTCTTTCTCAG GGAATAATAGGATATATTTATGGTTCTGATGGTCTTGACAGTTCAGGACTCAGCTCTTCTGCAGCt GTTGGATTGGCTTACTTGTTAGCGCTGGAAAATGCTAATAATTTAACAATATCTCCAACAGAAAATATCGAATATGATAG GCTAATTGAAAATGGATACTTGGGTCTGAGAAATGGCATACTGGACCAATCAGCAATATTACTTTCAAGCTATGGTTGTCTATTGCACATGAACTGCAAG ACTAAGGATTTCAAGCTTATCCGCCCACTCGATATGGAAAGCAGTCTAAAATCTGAGAAGCAGAAAGAATACCAAATTTTATTAGCATTTTCAGGATTGAAGCAGGCTTTGACAAATAACCCTGGATATAATCACCGCGTTGCAGAGTGTCAAGAGGCTGCAAAAATTCTTCTGAA TGCATCTGGAAATTCTCATATGGAGCCACTCCTTTGTAATG TTGATCAGGAAGCTTATAAAGCTCATAAG TCCCAGCTAGAACCAAACTTGGCAAAAAGAGCAGAGCATTATTTCTCAGAAAACACGCGAGTTTTACAAG GACTCGAAGCCTGGGCTTCAGGAAGGTTGGAAGACTTTGGAAAACTCATAGCGGATTCTGGACGAAGTTCAATTGTAAACTACGAATGTG GTGCGGAGCCACTTGTTCAATTATATGAGATCCTCTTGAGAGCACCTGGAGTATGTGGAGCACGGTTCAGCGGTGCTGGCTTTAGAGGTTGTTGTCTCGCTTTGGTAGACGTAGAGTATGCCACCGAAGCTGCAGAATTTGTGCGGACAGAGTATATGAAGGTGCAGCCAGAGTTAGCAGCACAGATAAACCCAAAGACAGCCGTGATGATTTGTGAACCGGGCCATTGTGCTCATATCATTTGA